Proteins from one Halovivax limisalsi genomic window:
- a CDS encoding bifunctional methylenetetrahydrofolate dehydrogenase/methenyltetrahydrofolate cyclohydrolase — protein MTDIIDGNAVADEIKSGLEGAIETLADAGARPGLATVLMGDDPASQTYVNMKQRDCEEVGIEGRHVDVDGDAPPERLYEQIDALNDDPDIHGYLVQDPTPDHVDYRDVIRRIAPEKDVDGFHPENVGRLVAGDARFRPCTPHGVQKLLQAYDVETEGADVTIVGRSRIVGKPLANLLVQKADDGNATVTVCHSRTEDLAEKTRNADILVAAVGVPELVDGPMVSEGTVVIDVGINRVEDDTEKGYELVGDVDFKSVKSKASLITPVPGGVGPMTRAMLLYNTVKAASVQEGVAVDLP, from the coding sequence ATGACGGATATCATCGACGGGAACGCGGTCGCCGACGAGATCAAATCGGGGCTCGAAGGCGCGATCGAAACCCTGGCCGACGCGGGCGCGCGGCCCGGACTCGCGACCGTCCTGATGGGCGACGATCCGGCGAGTCAGACCTACGTGAACATGAAACAGCGTGACTGCGAGGAGGTGGGCATCGAGGGGCGCCACGTCGACGTCGACGGCGACGCACCGCCCGAGAGGCTGTACGAGCAGATCGACGCGCTGAACGACGATCCCGATATTCACGGCTACCTCGTCCAGGATCCGACGCCGGACCACGTCGATTACCGGGACGTGATCCGCCGGATCGCCCCCGAGAAGGACGTCGACGGCTTCCACCCGGAGAACGTCGGCCGACTGGTAGCCGGCGACGCCCGGTTTCGTCCCTGCACGCCCCACGGCGTCCAGAAGCTCCTCCAGGCGTACGACGTCGAGACAGAGGGCGCGGACGTGACCATCGTCGGCCGCTCGCGCATCGTCGGCAAGCCGCTCGCGAACCTGCTGGTCCAGAAGGCCGACGACGGCAACGCCACCGTGACGGTCTGTCACTCCCGAACGGAGGACCTCGCCGAGAAGACGCGCAACGCGGATATCCTCGTCGCCGCCGTCGGCGTTCCCGAACTGGTTGACGGCCCGATGGTCAGCGAGGGAACGGTCGTGATCGACGTCGGGATCAACCGCGTCGAGGACGACACCGAGAAGGGCTACGAACTCGTCGGCGACGTCGACTTCAAGAGCGTGAAATCCAAGGCGAGCCTGATAACGCCCGTTCCCGGCGGTGTGGGGCCGATGACCCGCGCGATGTTACTCTACAACACAGTGAAGGCCGCGAGCGTGCAGGAGGGTGTCGCCGTCGACCTGCCCTGA
- a CDS encoding DUF7117 family protein, which translates to MKVRGKRECRECGTRWSYGRTGEIACPACGSPRSVATDDPELQTDAAATLDLQPIRQDAAESSTDELATRAGQACREYVARRGFVSEGTVRPVDETYVGALELRYAAAIASSKRTLTEDEELYVLSLLRSVDAGERPPADELPASFAGARGLAVARTVRDYRRDIRKWTAERSADPAITDLAQRLDDHAVRVDHLDGEIDPETAERLLTACRTLGSAIRGDGGATLADVEADLETLSATL; encoded by the coding sequence ATGAAGGTGCGCGGGAAACGGGAGTGTCGCGAGTGCGGAACGCGCTGGTCCTACGGCCGGACGGGCGAGATCGCGTGTCCGGCGTGCGGGAGTCCCCGGAGCGTCGCCACGGACGACCCCGAACTGCAGACCGACGCGGCGGCGACGCTCGACTTACAGCCCATCCGGCAGGACGCCGCCGAGTCGTCGACCGACGAGCTGGCGACGCGAGCCGGCCAAGCGTGTCGGGAGTACGTCGCCCGCCGGGGATTCGTATCGGAGGGAACGGTACGCCCCGTGGACGAGACGTACGTCGGGGCCCTCGAACTGCGCTACGCCGCCGCGATCGCGTCCTCGAAACGCACGCTGACGGAAGACGAGGAACTGTACGTCCTCTCCTTGCTCCGCTCGGTCGATGCGGGCGAGCGACCGCCGGCCGACGAACTCCCCGCTTCGTTCGCCGGCGCTCGCGGCCTGGCCGTCGCCCGGACGGTCCGTGACTACCGCCGCGACATCCGGAAGTGGACCGCCGAGCGGTCGGCCGACCCGGCGATCACCGACCTCGCACAGCGCCTCGACGACCACGCCGTCAGGGTGGACCATCTCGACGGCGAGATCGACCCGGAGACGGCCGAACGGTTGCTGACCGCCTGTCGGACCCTCGGGAGCGCGATTCGAGGGGACGGGGGTGCCACCCTCGCGGACGTCGAAGCCGACCTCGAAACGCTGTCGGCGACCCTGTAA
- a CDS encoding VOC family protein, with protein sequence MSDESIPVSAEPPESPMRTTGTDHVTIWGSNAEDTIAFYRDVLGMPLVLRQPNLDDPSQTHLFFDTGDGRIITFFVGDRPSNPRRQGGGVGSVHHLAFRFDPERFEEVMAALDDVGRGYNVFDRGIFQSLYTHDQDGLVIELTTDKYEVPDDRRGEVLATAQRLREEDGADYAMDRHLEAALEELGIEVTRHELPDAATGVGGVE encoded by the coding sequence ATGAGCGACGAATCGATACCCGTCAGTGCGGAGCCGCCAGAGAGCCCGATGCGGACGACCGGCACAGATCACGTCACGATCTGGGGATCGAACGCCGAGGACACGATCGCGTTCTACCGCGACGTGCTGGGGATGCCGCTGGTGCTTCGCCAGCCCAACCTCGACGACCCCTCCCAGACGCACCTGTTCTTCGACACCGGCGACGGTCGCATCATCACGTTCTTCGTCGGAGATCGGCCCTCGAATCCACGACGGCAGGGCGGCGGCGTCGGCTCGGTCCACCACCTCGCGTTCCGGTTCGACCCGGAGCGATTCGAGGAGGTCATGGCGGCGCTGGACGACGTCGGACGCGGCTACAACGTCTTCGACCGGGGCATCTTCCAGTCGCTGTACACCCACGACCAGGACGGCCTGGTGATCGAACTCACCACCGACAAGTACGAGGTGCCCGACGACCGCCGGGGTGAAGTCCTGGCGACCGCCCAGCGACTCAGGGAGGAAGACGGCGCGGACTACGCGATGGATCGCCACCTCGAAGCCGCCCTCGAAGAGCTCGGCATCGAGGTGACGCGCCACGAACTGCCCGACGCGGCGACCGGGGTCGGCGGCGTCGAGTAA